A region of the Ranitomeya imitator isolate aRanImi1 chromosome 5, aRanImi1.pri, whole genome shotgun sequence genome:
TGTAAGCTGGTAGTATAATGGGGGCACTGTTGTAGGCTAGCATAGTAATTGGGACAATGTTGCAGGCTGGCACAGTAATACAGTATGGACACTATTACAGTCTGGCACAGTAATGGGGGCACGGTAACAGGGTGGCACAGTAATGGGGACACGGTTGCAGGCTGACACAGTAATGGAGCAATGTTGCAGGCTGGCATAGTAAAGGGGGCATTGCTGCAGACTGGCACAGTAATGGGGTACTGTTGCAGGATGGCACAGTAATGGGGCACTGTTGCAGGCTGGCACTGTAATGGGGCCACTGTTGCAGGCTGGCACCATAATAAGGGCACTGTTGCAGGCTGGCACAGTAATGAGGGCACTGTTGCAGGCTGGCACCATAATAAGGGCACTGTTGCAGGCTGGCACAGTAATGAGGGCACTGTTGCAGGCTGGCACCGTAATGGGGGCACTGTTGCAGGCTGGCACAGTAATGGGGGCACTGTTGCAGGCTGGCACCGTAATGGGGGCACTGTTGCAGGCTGGCACAGTAAAGGGGGCCATGTTGCAGGCTGGCACAGTAGTGAGGTCACTGTTGCAGGATGGCACAGTAATGAGGGCACTGTTGCAGGCTGGTACCGTAATGGGGGCACTATTGCAGGCTGACACAGTAATGGGGGCACTATTGCAGGCTGACACAGTAATGGGGGCACTATTGCAGGCTGGCACAGTAATGGGGCACTGTTGCAGGCTGGCACAGTAATGGGGGCACTGTTGCAGCCTGGCACCGTAATGGGGGCACTGTTGCAGGCTGGCACAGTAAAGGGGGCCATGTTGCAGGCTGGCACAGTAGTGAGGTCACTGTTGCAGGATGGCACAGTAATGAGGGCACTGTTGCAGGCTGGTACCGTAATGGGGGCACTATTGCAGGCTGACACAGTAATGGGGGCACTATTGCAGGCTGACACAGTAATGGGGGCACTATTGCAGGCTGGCACAGTAATGGGGCACTGTTGCAGGCTGGCACAGTAATGGGGGCACTGTTGCAGCCTGGCACAGTAATGGGGGCACTATTGCAGGCTGGCACAGTAATGGGGGCACTGTTGCAGGTTGGCACAGTAATGGGGGCACTGTTGCTGGCTGGCACCGTAATGAGGGCACTATTGCAGGCTGGCACAGTAATGGGGGCCATGTTGCAGGCTGGCACAGTAATGGGTACAGTGTTGCAGGCTGGCACTGCACTGTAAAGGGGGCACTGTTGCAGGCTGGCACAGTAATGGGGGCACTATTGCAGGCTGGCACAGTAATGGGTACAGTGTTGCAGGCTGGCATAGTAATGGGGGCGCTGTTGCAGGCTGGCACAGTAATGTTGCCAGCTTTGTTTTTTTTAGGGAGTCTCTATGGCCAGGTCCTATATAATTCTGTGTTAGACTGGATGTGTTTTCAGATGCTTTTCCAGTCTGGTTGAAAACAAGTtcctctcttaatttttaccagtgcCACTAGAAGCCTGAGCCAGGAGTCGGCTTCCCTCTAACAGCGGCCTCTCCACATTTACTGCTGCACGCAGTCATCTTCCTTGGCTTCCTGCTCACCCTCGTCCCGGCTGCCCCTTTACCTTAACGAAATGTGATGATGTTACAAATTACCTACTAtaactaaaaaaagaaaagaacattGTGTAAGAAATATATTTACTGATCACATTTCTGGGGCAGAAGTTATCGATCCTGGTAAAAACGGATGTGCTGATGGGATTCCTCTGGAGGTTTCCGCCTTTATTGTTAACATTTCCATATCCGACTGTGTGCAGGCGCCTTCATTATGGATGCGGCAAATTATGTGGCAACCAATTGTGGATCATTTTCTTAACTCTCTTTTTTATGTTttatcattttcattttttatttacgtTTTTTGATCATTTTTGTGTTCTAATATGGAACATGACCATGTATTCCTTTAACTGCCTCAATAATAACTCTTTCAGACACAGTTTCTTTGTTCATTTGTGTTCCtgcaatagctgataacagagaacaatatATTATCCCCAGAAATAGGACAAATAAAATTTAAATGTGCTGTATTTATAAGAAAAGAATTCTCAATTATGACCACTAGGTGGCAGCGACATACCAGTGTTTAGTTTGTAGACTATTACTATTGTGACCAGATGTGGCGCCATTGTGCTGCACGACGTGAAGCTCTTCGAAGCCAGCGGTTCAGTATTTTTCTGTTTCATTCTCTTCAAAAAGGTTTATATCCATGAAATATCTAATAATAGTATATATGAAGGATTTAGATTTTTTTATCATGGGGATGGGAAAATTATGCATTCAAAtttaggagatttttttttttcacttattgaTTTACGAGTCATTTCTATTTTAAGAAACATGAAATAGTCTCCGAAGACCGGCGGGCACATTGCAGCCAATGTGTACAAGTGTTCAGCAGCTCTGGTGTCAGGCCCCCTCCGGTCTCCGTCCTGAGTGCTGCTCCGACAAATGTCTTATAAAGTGGTAATCCCTGTTATACGATTCTCTCCTCACATGACCTCTGTCACAATCACAAAAAGTGCCCTCCTCATCCCCAGCGATGGAGAAAGTAACTAAAGGTTGATAAGAAGTTACAGCAGAAAAGAATGCACCGGTTATGGAAGGAAACATGGAAAATTGTCAGAGGGCTCACACTCATCTGCGTTTAGAAAATCGTTCTGATGCTGGTCCTGAAAATTCGGAGGAGTGTCATGAAAAGTCAGATGAGTGTCATGAAAAGTCGGATGAGTGTCATGAAAAGTCGGATGAGTGTCATGAAAAGTCGGATGAGTGTCATGAAAAGTCGGATGAGTGTCATGAAAAGTCGGATGAGTGTCATGAAAAGTCGGATGAGTGTCATGAACAGTCGGATGAGTGTCATGAAAAGCCGGATGAGTGTCATGAAAAGTCGGATGAGTGTCATGAAAAGTCGGATGAGTGTCATGAAAAGTCGGATGAGTGTCAAGAAAAGTCGGATGAGTGTCATGAAAAGTCGGATGAGTGTCATGAAAAGTCGGATGAGTGTCATGAAAAGTCGGATGAGTGTCATGAAAAGTCGGATGAGTGTCATGAAAAGTCAGATGAGTGTCATGAAAAGTCAGATGAGTGTCATGAAAAGTCAGATGAGTGTCATGAAAAGTCGGATGAGTGTCATGAACAGTCGGATGAGTGTCAAGAAAAGTCGGATGAGTGTCATGAAAAGTCGGATGAGTGTCATGAAAAGTCGGATGAGTGTCATGAAAAGTCGGATGAGTGTCATGAAAAGTCGGATGAGTGTCATGAAAAGTCAGATGAGTGTCATGAAAAGTCAGATGAGTGTCATGAAAAGTCAGATGAGTGTCACGAACAGTCGGATGAGTGTCACGAACAGTCGGATGAGTGTCACGAAAAGTCGGATGAGTGTCACGAAAAGTCGGATGAGTGTCACGAAAAGTCGTATGAGTGTCATGAAAAGTCGGATGAGTGTCATGAAAAGTCAGATGAGTGTCATGAAAAGTCGGATGAGTGTCATGAAAAGTCAGATGAGTGTCATGAAAAGTCGGATGAGTGTCATGAACAGTCGGATGAGTGTCACGAAAAGTCGGATGAGTGTCACGAAAAGTCGTATGAGTGTCACGAAAAGTCGGATGAGTGTCATGAAAAGTCAGAGGAGTGTCATGAAAAGACGGATGAGTGTCATGAAAAGACGGATGAGTGCCATGAAAAGTCGGATGAGTGTCATGAAAAGTCGGATGAGTGTCTTGAAAAGTCGGATGAGTGTCATGAAAAGTCGGATGAGTGTCTTGAAAAGTCGGATGAGTGTCATGAAAAGTCGGATGAGTGTCCTGAAAAGTCGGATGAGTGTCATGAAAAGTCGGATGAGTGTCATGAAAAGTCGGATGAGTGTCATGAAAAGTCGGATGAGTGTCATGAAAGTACAATCTGATTTATCTCACCTCGCATTTGTCTGACATCCGTATGCAGTCATTCGCATACaggcagaatataacatttctcaacaacaagaccactAATATGAGGCATGCAGGTAGGACTGGCTTAATATTTCTATTACCTGACTGCTCATATTAATAGGTCATTTACGTCCCGAgggggtgactgattccctttaagagaCAGATTTCTAGGGGGACCAAAGGctaatgttcttagtctgggagggggccaatatccatggccccttccttgcctattaatatcagccggcaactgtctgcctagcctttgctggttatttatTATATGGAGGACAGCCAAGTAATTTTTTCAGAGTAGTTTTCCATTTtaataactagtaaaggctaaATAGACAGATGTGAGCCGATaaaaatagcctgggaagctccatgtttattacccacTTCCTGGGCTATAAACATCAggttggctttccctcagctggttaaagttgtgggggaacCTATGCCATTTTTGTAAAGTTAGTTATTAATCACTGTAAAAACATGTTAAACAACTTAAAAACGTTGGCCAAGATAATACACATGATAAGAAAATATAGGTCCTTATATCCGAAGAAAACTCATCACTGCTATAGACCTACTTAGGTATTTTAAATACCCCTTAATGTAAATCTAttaacataaattaagttaaaaaaatgtatttatttgctTTACATGTTTGTGTAAAGTGTGAAATAAAAGAACAATGAGCtttgtatttatttgtattttttattttataacggAAGATAACAAACTAATAAATAGCAGACATATTAATGTCATACTCCAAACCATAAGTAATATGAAACAAACAaaactataaaataaaaaatacattataTATTATAACGAAAAGGTGGGAAACTCAAACCAGGGACAGCACTAGGTGCGTAAAAAGGTGGGAGCAACAGGAGTGGACACATGGAGGTAAGTGAGGGAAGGGGACTAATGGGAGGGAGACCCCATAGTCTGTAGTTTTGGGTAGGAAAGAGTTTTCAGCCCCAAATATACCACACTGCTCCTGTGGTTCAGGTGGCTTCTGTGACTGTGGTGGCATCTCAACTGAAATCTTCACTTTTCTATCTCCCTTGGCCATTGTCCTCTGGGTTTTACcacaaaaatacacaaaagtgGCAGGAGACATAGTGGTGAGGGGGTGTTGGATGCCAAGATTGTTCGACTGGAGGAGTTTGTGGTGGCTTCTGGGTGGCTGGCACTGGAGGAGGTGGTGCTGGCTTCTGGGTGGATGGCACTGGAGGAGGTGGTGCTGGCTTCCGGGTGACTGGCACTGGAGGAGGTGGTACTGGCTTCCGGGTGGATGGCACTGGAGGAGGTGGTGCTGGCTTCCGGGTGACTGGCACTGGAGGAGGTGGTACTGGCTTCCGGGTGGATGGCACTGGAGGAGGTGGTGCTGGCTTCCAACTGGCTGGCACTGGAGGAGGTGGTGCTGGCTTCCGGGTGGATGGCACTGGAGCAGGTGGTGCTGGCTTCCAACTGGCTGGCACTGGAGGAGGTGGTGCTGGCTTCCGAGTGGCTGGCACTGGAGGAGGTGGTGCTGGCTTCCGAGTGGCTGGCACTGGAGGAGTTGGTGCTGGCTTCCAGCTGGCTAGCAGTTGAGGAGGTGGTGCTGCCTGATGGGAGGCTGGGACTGGAAGTGGAGGGTATCGGGCAGGTGGCTGAACTGAGGGGCCTTCTTTGGAGTGCAATGTCCGGTTTTAGCTGCCATCTTTTTAGAAATTCGAAAAACTGTTTTGGATTATTTGGAGGTGTTGCAGCAAAATGATTTGAAGGCAGCCATGGTCTTCAGCCTCAAACAAAAGGGGAAATGGTGGAAAAAGTGGGCCATACTATGACAGAAATCCTCCCTCCAATCCTCACTCACAGCAACTTCCATGTTTCGACcagcagtgatggtgtggggggcagtACTTCGCCGGTAGTGTCGCTGGATGATGGTTGGCTGGGGGTGAGGTGTGGATAGTCTGTGTTGTGGTGGTGGTCTCCACTGGATCATCGTCTTCAAGACTTCCAGCTCCGGCCTTCTGTTCAGATTCCTCACCGACATCGAGTTAGTTTCCTTTTTGGGGTTGCCCAATCTACAAGGTGAGGGATGACAGACAAAAAATTATGTTATGAATGCAAAATCATAATGAAAACATTACAAACAACAAAATGAAAAAGGTAAATCACTTACGAGGAAAATTTATCACAAGGGCCAAAAATGGTAGGCGGTCATAACAGAGGTATGGCATTTTATTTTCAAGGCCACAACCTTTTGCTCTGCTCTTGTCTCTCACGGTGGAACTGGTCCTGGCAACTCCTCCATTGTCTACTAAACCCACTGGAAAGAAAAGTGAAAGATATTAGAACAATAAAATAATATAGGTCAAGGATGCTGTTTGTAATGACATGTAGAGTGTGTGTTTTGGGATCAGTGCTAGTATGGTGTTTATTTTTCTTTAGGTGTGCAAATTTTTTTTTCGTTGGATGTTTTTGCTTGAAAAAAATAAACCCATaatgttgtttttttccttttgtttttccCACAATTTGGGTCTCTGATACACAAGAACCAGCATCAGATTGACGTTGATGTTGTTAGACATGTTGCTGGTTTCTGTGTAGACGTGGGTTTTTATTTTACCATTTATAACATCCCTTGTGTCAAATTATAAACTTCCAGGGTTGTGGTAATGCAATTTCCTGGATACATAGCTGCGTCTTATACGGACACAATACGGATGACATATGCAGAGTCCTTGTGCTGTGCGATATTTTTTCTGGTACCCACTCtcggcatgctgcaattttattcTCAGTCCTATCTGACCTGAGAAAGAAAAACGCAGATGAGCAAGTACTCATAgcattagtcagagtgcaatccgattttttatttgATTGCACCCTTATGTTATTTCACGCAGATGAGTATGAACACTGAATGAGCagaaacataggagcagtattatagtagttatattctagtacataggggcagtattatagtagttatattcttgtacatagggggcagtattatagtagttatattcttgtacataggagcagtattatagtagttatattcttgtacataggggcagtattatagtagttatattcttgtacataggggcagtattatagtagttatattcttgtacatagggggcagtattatagtagttatattcttgtacataggagcagtattatagtagttatattcttgtacataggggcagtattatagtagttatattcttgtacatagggggcagtattatagtagttatattcttgtacataggagcagtattatagtagttatattcttgtacatagggggcagtgttacagtagttatattcttgtacataggggcagtattatagtagttatattcttgtacataggagcagtattatagtagttatattcttgtacacagggagcagtattatagtagttatattcttgtacatagggggcagtattatagtagttatattcttgtacataggggcagtattatagtagttatattcttgtacataggggcagtattatagtagttatattcttgtacatagggggcagtattatagtagttatattcttgtacataggagcagtattatagtagttatattcttgtacataggggcagtattatagtagttatattcttgtatataggggcagtgttatagtagttatattcttgtacataggggcagtattatagtagttatattcttgtatatagggg
Encoded here:
- the LOC138637938 gene encoding putative leucine-rich repeat-containing protein DDB_G0290503, translating into MEGNMENCQRAHTHLRLENRSDAGPENSEECHEKSDECHEKSDECHEKSDECHEKSDECHEKSDECHEKSDECHEKSDECHEQSDECHEKPDECHEKSDECHEKSDECHEKSDECQEKSDECHEKSDECHEKSDECHEKSDECHEKSDECHEKSDECHEKSDECHEKSDECHEKSDECHEQSDECQEKSDECHEKSDECHEKSDECHEKSDECHEKSDECHEKSDECHEKSDECHEKSDECHEQSDECHEQSDECHEKSDECHEKSDECHEKSYECHEKSDECHEKSDECHEKSDECHEKSDECHEKSDECHEQSDECHEKSDECHEKSYECHEKSDECHEKSEECHEKTDECHEKTDECHEKSDECHEKSDECLEKSDECHEKSDECLEKSDECHEKSDECPEKSDECHEKSDECHEKSDECHEKSDECHESTI